The Malus domestica chromosome 06, GDT2T_hap1 genome has a segment encoding these proteins:
- the LOC114825436 gene encoding receptor-like protein 3 gives MGSGGVKLQIPRSSHNNLSGSLPKDIYNVTKLEELALPLNTLNGAISERIANLTILDFYFNHLSGMILINFGKLSKLKFMNFDFNNLEGNLPPSLMSCTNLIEIHLGFNYLEGDLTTPNFSKITHLSKLDLVGNNFTGTMKILMGCKSLHTLLLTGSFDRKAMPIDDDMVDFHGFQNLCFLSLVKCGLTGQITGLIDLSVNNINGSIPTEISQLQLLCELYLHNNNISSDILNQISNLIYLENLNLSTDNLSGKIPSFMTSFNFLSVFNVLYNNLQGQIPTSTQLQSFNASSFEGNPKLCGAPLPNECREIDQENKNNFYQMRIMNAMSFPGVIFL, from the exons ATGGGCTCAGGGGGGGTCAAACTGCAGATTCCTCGTTCCAGTCACAATAATTTGTCAGGATCACTTCCGAAAGACATCTATAACGTTACCAAACTTGAGGAACTTGCATTACCACTTAATACACTAAATGGAGCCATTAGTGAAAGAATTGCCAACCTCACAATCCTTGACTTCTACTTTAATCATTTGAGTGGTATGATTCTTATCAATTTTGGGAAGCTCTCCAAGTtgaaattcatgaattttgaCTTCAACAACTTAGAGGGTAATTTGCCTCCATCTTTGATGAGCTGCACAAACCTCATAGAAATACATTTGGGATTCAACTACTTGGAAGGAGACCTCACCACACCTAATTTCTCCAAAATCACCCACCTTAGTAAACTTGACCTAGTTGGGAATAATTTCACTG GGACAATGAAGATATTAATGGGTTGCAAAAGTCTTCACACACTCCTCCTTACTGGTTCGTTTGACCGCAAGGCAATGCCAATTGATGATGACATGGTGGATTTTCACGGATTCCAAAATCTTTGTTTCTTGAGTTTGGTTAAATGTGGGCTTACTGGTCAGATAACCG GTTTGATAGACCTATCAGTCAATAACATTAATGGTAGTATACCTACTGAGATTAGTCAATTGCAGCTTCTTTGTGAGTTGTATCTTCACAACAACAACATCTCTAGCGACATTCTGAACCAAATATCTAACCTAATATATTTAGAGAATTTGAACCTCTCCACGGATAATTTGTCTGGAAAAATTCCCTCGTTCATGACGAGCTTTAATTTCTTAAGCGTTTTCAATGTCTTATACAATAATCTTCAAGGACAAATACCAACAAGCACgcagcttcagagcttcaatgCTTCTTCATTTGAGGGGAACCCAAAACTTTGTGGCGCTCCACTTCCAAATGAGTGTAGAGAAATTGATCAGGAGAACAAGAACAACTTCTACCAAATGCGGATAATGAATGCGATGAGCTTCCCTGGTGTTATATTTTTGTAG